In one window of Frigoriglobus tundricola DNA:
- a CDS encoding DNA methyltransferase, translated as MTKRTDHRPPPEPRDPNRRRALTNVGGVIGTEGDQADAGRLARALAVPPATDADDEPARSHVHGFHTYPARMHPVTAARLVSAFVPPFGRVLDPFCGSGTVLVEALIAGRSAIGTDLNPLAVRLAACKTRPRTAAELVHLAERAADCATHADDRRKAKAGASRRFPREDVELFEPHVLLELDSIRAKIETLQDDPARADLELVLSAVLVKLSRKPGDTSSGTGPRRTAAGFAAKLFVQKTRDLCDRLAALGKLLPTPTQTVTVVQDDATELKHLPTGPTGTAAAVKPGIAGDRPRDSIAAIITSPPYAATYDYLAHHALRLRWLGLDAAPLARGEIGSRTAYSRLKPAAARAEWARELERFFRAAARVLAPGGPLVLMMADSAVGDVAIRADEVVSEVGRLCGLLPAARASQPRPHFHGPTAAAFRTRPRFEHALLLRKA; from the coding sequence GTGACCAAGCGGACCGATCACCGTCCTCCCCCCGAACCGCGCGACCCGAACCGGCGACGGGCGCTCACCAACGTGGGCGGGGTGATCGGCACCGAGGGCGATCAGGCCGACGCGGGTCGGCTTGCCCGCGCGCTGGCCGTCCCCCCGGCCACCGATGCCGACGACGAGCCGGCGCGCTCGCACGTTCACGGGTTCCACACTTACCCGGCTCGAATGCACCCGGTCACGGCCGCCCGGCTCGTGAGCGCGTTCGTGCCGCCCTTCGGCCGCGTGCTCGATCCGTTTTGCGGGTCCGGGACGGTGCTGGTTGAAGCTCTTATCGCCGGCCGCAGCGCGATCGGCACCGACCTGAACCCGCTCGCGGTGCGCCTGGCCGCGTGCAAGACGCGCCCTCGCACCGCGGCGGAACTGGTGCACCTCGCGGAGCGTGCCGCGGACTGTGCCACCCACGCCGACGACCGGCGCAAGGCCAAGGCCGGCGCGAGCCGGCGGTTCCCGCGCGAGGACGTGGAACTGTTCGAGCCCCATGTGTTGCTCGAACTCGATTCGATCCGGGCGAAGATCGAGACGCTTCAAGACGACCCCGCCCGGGCCGACCTGGAACTGGTGTTGTCGGCGGTGCTGGTGAAGCTGTCGCGCAAGCCGGGCGACACTTCGTCGGGCACCGGCCCGCGCCGCACCGCGGCCGGCTTCGCCGCGAAGTTGTTTGTGCAAAAGACCCGCGACCTGTGCGACCGGCTCGCCGCACTTGGGAAACTGCTCCCGACGCCCACCCAGACCGTTACCGTTGTACAGGACGACGCGACCGAACTGAAACACCTGCCGACAGGCCCGACGGGAACGGCAGCGGCCGTGAAGCCGGGCATTGCCGGCGACAGGCCGCGAGATTCTATTGCAGCGATCATCACTTCGCCGCCCTACGCTGCGACCTACGACTATCTTGCGCACCACGCGTTGCGGCTCCGGTGGCTCGGCCTGGACGCCGCTCCCTTGGCACGCGGAGAGATCGGTTCGCGGACGGCGTATTCACGGTTGAAGCCGGCCGCCGCGCGGGCCGAATGGGCACGGGAACTGGAACGCTTCTTCCGCGCGGCCGCGCGCGTGCTTGCTCCGGGCGGTCCGCTCGTGCTGATGATGGCTGATTCGGCGGTCGGCGACGTGGCGATTCGTGCCGACGAGGTCGTGTCCGAAGTGGGGCGGCTGTGCGGCCTGCTACCGGCAGCGCGGGCGTCTCAACCGCGCCCGCACTTCCACGGCCCGACGGCCGCGGCGTTCCGCACCCGTCCGCGCTTCGAGCATGCGCTGTTGCTGCGAAAAGCGTAA
- a CDS encoding 3-keto-disaccharide hydrolase has product MFRPLLAGLLGAGLVFAPGFSESVAQEKKDPPKKKERIAIAEPKDAAKDPDFAVQGEYEGELKGKEAGKVGVQVIANGLGEFTVKLLKDGLPGAGWDGKTSKKFVAVTQSKGVVILGSNKGAGKAEDEPIGSIADGKLELNEGDHTIAAKKVDRKSKTLGEKPPEGAVVLWAAEGDEKNWTKGKLMELSDGKFLTVAKTGSITSKAKFGAFKAHIEFRLPWMPNSTGQGRGNSGVYIQDRYELQVLDSFGLNGENNECGGIYTQHKPLVNMCLPPLVWQTYDIEFTPAVFGADGKKTKNGHATIYHNGVKIHDNIEFPKEGPGGKPENAMPGPFQFQDHGDPVVYRNVWVVEAK; this is encoded by the coding sequence ATGTTTCGTCCGCTGCTCGCCGGCCTCCTCGGCGCCGGCCTCGTGTTCGCTCCCGGGTTCTCTGAATCTGTTGCTCAAGAGAAGAAAGACCCGCCCAAGAAAAAGGAGCGGATCGCCATCGCTGAGCCGAAGGACGCTGCGAAAGACCCCGACTTCGCCGTTCAGGGCGAATACGAGGGCGAACTCAAGGGCAAGGAAGCGGGTAAGGTCGGCGTTCAGGTCATTGCGAACGGCCTCGGCGAGTTCACAGTGAAGTTGCTCAAAGACGGCCTTCCGGGTGCCGGGTGGGACGGCAAAACGAGCAAGAAATTCGTGGCCGTTACCCAAAGCAAGGGCGTGGTCATCCTGGGCTCGAACAAGGGCGCGGGGAAGGCCGAGGACGAACCCATCGGGAGCATCGCGGACGGCAAATTGGAGTTGAATGAGGGCGATCACACGATCGCGGCGAAGAAGGTCGATCGGAAGTCGAAGACGCTCGGCGAGAAGCCGCCGGAGGGCGCGGTGGTGCTGTGGGCCGCGGAGGGCGACGAGAAGAACTGGACCAAAGGCAAACTGATGGAGCTGTCCGACGGCAAGTTTCTGACCGTCGCGAAGACGGGCAGCATCACGAGCAAGGCGAAGTTCGGGGCGTTCAAGGCGCACATCGAATTCCGCCTCCCGTGGATGCCGAACAGCACCGGCCAGGGGCGTGGGAACAGCGGCGTGTACATTCAGGACCGGTACGAGTTACAGGTACTCGACAGCTTCGGGCTGAACGGTGAGAACAACGAGTGCGGGGGCATCTACACGCAGCACAAGCCGCTGGTGAATATGTGTCTGCCGCCGCTGGTGTGGCAGACCTACGACATCGAGTTCACGCCGGCGGTGTTCGGCGCCGACGGCAAGAAGACGAAGAACGGCCATGCAACGATCTACCACAACGGCGTGAAGATCCACGACAACATCGAGTTCCCGAAGGAGGGTCCCGGCGGCAAGCCGGAGAACGCGATGCCGGGGCCGTTCCAGTTCCAGGACCACGGCGACCCGGTGGTCTACCGCAACGTGTGGGTCGTCGAGGCGAAGTGA
- the serA gene encoding phosphoglycerate dehydrogenase yields the protein MSRVLIADKLETAGIELLAAAGVEVDNRPGLKGDELKAAIRAADAVICRSQPKLTAEFFDEPGKCRAVARAGVGVDNIDVPAATRKGVVVMNTPGGNTVSAAEHTIALLLALARRIPVADATMKAGGWDRNKFVGTEVAGKTLGVVGLGRIGREVARRAKAMDMRVIALDPFVTAAKAAELGYETAANLDEMLPKVDFLTLHVPLGQDTKSLIGARELGLMKKTARVLNVARGGIVDEAALAAALAAGTIAGAGVDVFTAEPIVADNPLLKAPNIVLTPHLGASTLEAQENVAIEAAQLIADFLLKGQVANAVNMAAVNPAELAQVRPYVDLARRLGLLQAQIAQGAVRKASLTYRGELAGQKTRLLTAAFTAGLLEYRLSDGVNLVNAELLARERGIEIAESSSPKKGDFAALLHTEVETEQGTTVAAGTLFGDQYVRLVQLGPFRMEGYLDGVLLVFRHRDVPGLIGFVGTIFGTHKVNIAQMTVGRQAPGGEAIGILNLDGPPPEQAIAEVKAHPQISAVTVVKLPAAGELPTWLG from the coding sequence ATGTCGCGCGTACTGATCGCTGACAAGCTCGAAACCGCCGGGATCGAACTGCTCGCCGCCGCCGGGGTCGAAGTGGACAACCGTCCCGGCCTCAAGGGCGACGAACTCAAGGCCGCCATCCGCGCCGCGGACGCGGTCATCTGCCGGTCGCAGCCCAAGCTCACCGCCGAGTTCTTCGACGAGCCCGGCAAGTGCCGCGCCGTCGCCCGCGCGGGGGTCGGCGTGGACAACATCGACGTGCCCGCGGCCACCCGCAAGGGCGTCGTCGTGATGAACACGCCCGGCGGCAACACCGTGTCCGCCGCGGAACACACCATCGCCCTGCTGCTGGCGCTCGCGCGGCGCATCCCGGTCGCCGACGCCACCATGAAGGCCGGCGGGTGGGACCGCAACAAGTTCGTGGGCACGGAGGTCGCCGGCAAGACGCTCGGCGTCGTGGGCCTGGGCCGCATCGGGCGCGAGGTCGCGCGCCGGGCCAAGGCGATGGACATGCGGGTGATCGCGCTCGACCCGTTCGTGACCGCCGCCAAGGCCGCCGAACTCGGCTACGAGACGGCCGCGAACCTCGACGAGATGCTGCCGAAGGTGGATTTCCTCACGCTCCACGTCCCACTCGGTCAGGATACGAAGAGCCTCATCGGGGCGCGCGAACTGGGCCTGATGAAGAAGACCGCGCGCGTGCTGAACGTGGCCCGCGGCGGCATCGTGGACGAAGCGGCGCTCGCCGCCGCCCTGGCCGCCGGTACCATCGCCGGCGCGGGCGTGGACGTGTTCACCGCCGAACCGATCGTTGCGGACAACCCGCTGCTGAAAGCGCCGAATATCGTACTCACCCCGCACCTCGGCGCGTCCACACTCGAAGCGCAAGAAAACGTCGCCATTGAGGCCGCACAGCTCATTGCCGATTTCTTGCTGAAGGGGCAGGTGGCGAACGCGGTAAACATGGCCGCTGTCAATCCCGCCGAGTTGGCTCAGGTGCGACCCTACGTCGATCTCGCCCGCCGGCTGGGACTGCTCCAGGCCCAGATCGCGCAGGGGGCCGTCCGCAAGGCCTCACTGACCTACCGCGGCGAACTCGCGGGCCAGAAGACGCGGCTGCTCACTGCGGCTTTCACCGCGGGGCTGCTCGAATACCGGCTCAGCGACGGCGTGAATCTCGTGAACGCCGAACTGCTCGCCCGCGAGCGCGGCATCGAGATCGCCGAGTCGTCCAGCCCCAAGAAGGGCGACTTCGCTGCCCTGCTCCACACGGAAGTGGAAACGGAACAGGGCACGACGGTCGCTGCCGGGACGTTGTTCGGTGACCAGTACGTGCGCCTCGTGCAACTCGGGCCGTTCCGCATGGAGGGCTACCTCGACGGCGTGCTGCTCGTGTTCCGGCACCGCGACGTGCCCGGCCTGATCGGCTTCGTCGGAACCATCTTCGGTACGCACAAGGTGAACATCGCGCAGATGACGGTCGGCCGGCAGGCGCCCGGCGGCGAGGCGATCGGCATTTTGAACCTGGACGGACCGCCCCCCGAGCAGGCGATTGCCGAGGTGAAGGCCCACCCGCAGATCAGCGCGGTAACGGTTGTAAAACTCCCTGCCGCGGGCGAACTGCCCACATGGCTGGGCTGA
- a CDS encoding vWA domain-containing protein yields the protein MPPDVPAPEQMAVENAARALRLVSATLPHLSGLAHTVRVRVTKKYPVAAIGASGLMLVNPTVFSEAPLPDLVFVVAHELMHLALDTFGRAGHSEPKLVNVAHDYVINDILSVELNRPVPFGGLVRHGARQESLEALTAELARAAAGTPTCWTIEQKKKPKRVKAPKTAIQQELERLGLVSPDPDEPEDDEDGSGDRVGDMIGADEEAEREPELGPKERSAQRERVRREAVRAVSLKELRERMDQATGQGRGEDGGATRTLMEAVATAYHPPWQLALQHWLDEVAPGPRSYAKASRRGADRADGVILAGRKREGWALHVVMDTSGSMLNTLPRILGLLASFCDAAGVTQVHIVQCDVGVTADEWIDPAELGSYKATGFGGSDVSPAMDELAADPEVRAVLVLTDGLISYPQSEPPYRVLWGLVNGSRSFHPPYGTVVHVYT from the coding sequence ATGCCGCCCGACGTACCCGCTCCCGAGCAAATGGCCGTAGAGAACGCCGCCCGCGCGTTGCGGCTCGTTTCGGCTACGCTCCCGCACCTGTCGGGGTTGGCTCACACCGTTCGCGTGAGGGTGACAAAGAAGTACCCGGTCGCCGCGATCGGGGCGTCCGGGCTGATGCTCGTGAACCCCACGGTGTTCTCCGAGGCGCCGCTCCCCGATCTCGTGTTCGTCGTCGCGCACGAACTCATGCACCTGGCGCTCGACACGTTCGGCCGCGCTGGACACTCGGAACCCAAGCTCGTCAACGTCGCGCACGATTACGTCATCAATGACATCCTCTCGGTCGAACTGAACCGCCCGGTGCCGTTCGGCGGGCTGGTGCGGCACGGTGCGCGGCAGGAATCGCTCGAAGCGCTGACGGCCGAACTCGCCCGCGCCGCGGCGGGCACGCCCACCTGCTGGACCATCGAGCAGAAGAAAAAGCCGAAGCGCGTGAAAGCCCCGAAGACCGCGATCCAGCAGGAACTCGAACGGCTCGGCCTCGTGTCGCCCGACCCGGACGAGCCCGAAGACGATGAGGACGGTTCCGGCGACCGCGTGGGCGACATGATCGGCGCCGACGAGGAGGCCGAACGGGAGCCCGAACTCGGCCCGAAGGAGCGCTCCGCGCAGCGGGAACGGGTGCGCCGAGAGGCCGTCCGCGCGGTCAGCCTGAAGGAGCTACGCGAACGGATGGACCAAGCGACCGGACAGGGGCGGGGCGAAGACGGCGGCGCGACCCGCACGCTCATGGAGGCGGTCGCCACCGCGTACCATCCGCCGTGGCAACTCGCGCTCCAGCACTGGCTCGATGAGGTCGCCCCCGGCCCGCGTAGTTACGCGAAAGCGAGCCGCCGCGGGGCCGACCGTGCCGACGGCGTGATCCTCGCGGGCCGCAAGCGCGAGGGCTGGGCGCTGCACGTCGTGATGGACACGAGTGGGTCCATGCTGAACACGCTGCCCCGCATCCTGGGGCTACTGGCGTCGTTCTGCGATGCGGCGGGGGTCACGCAGGTCCACATCGTGCAGTGCGACGTGGGCGTGACCGCGGACGAGTGGATCGACCCGGCCGAACTGGGGAGCTACAAGGCCACCGGTTTCGGCGGCAGCGACGTGAGCCCGGCAATGGACGAACTGGCCGCCGACCCCGAGGTGAGGGCCGTACTGGTTCTCACCGACGGCCTCATTTCCTACCCGCAGAGCGAACCGCCGTACCGCGTCCTCTGGGGGCTCGTGAACGGCTCGCGGAGCTTCCACCCGCCATACGGCACCGTCGTGCACGTGTACACGTAA
- a CDS encoding ribose-phosphate diphosphokinase — protein sequence MFGNGNNNKLKIFSGRANRPLAEGIAKVLGVPLGRATLGDFPDQETSVRIDEDVRGRDVFIVQPTCTPVNQHLMELLIMLDAFKRASPARITAVLPYYGYARQDRKDKGRVPISAKLVANLITRAGADRVLALDLHAAQIQGFFDIPVDHLYAVKELAKHVRSLGIPQDELVVLSPDEGSIKKALDFQKNVGGQIAVANKQRTSATEIKHGHLIGAAVEGKRVVIYDDMISTAGTTVGAVNVAKHHGAKAVYVCATHGVLSGEAIKRLRDAPIDQLAITDSIPLPPEKQLPCIKVITVAALVANAIHRIHGNESISELFKDEPPIGK from the coding sequence GTGTTCGGCAACGGTAATAACAACAAGTTGAAGATCTTCAGCGGGCGCGCCAACCGGCCGCTCGCGGAAGGCATCGCCAAGGTCCTCGGCGTGCCGCTCGGCCGCGCCACCCTCGGCGACTTCCCCGATCAGGAGACCAGCGTACGCATCGACGAAGACGTCCGCGGGCGCGACGTGTTCATCGTCCAGCCGACCTGCACGCCGGTCAACCAGCACCTGATGGAGCTGCTGATCATGCTGGACGCGTTCAAGCGCGCCAGCCCGGCCCGCATCACGGCGGTCCTGCCGTACTACGGTTACGCCCGGCAGGACCGCAAGGACAAGGGGCGCGTGCCCATCTCGGCGAAGCTCGTCGCCAACCTCATCACCCGCGCCGGGGCCGACCGCGTGCTCGCGCTCGACCTGCACGCGGCCCAGATCCAGGGCTTCTTCGACATCCCGGTGGACCACCTGTACGCGGTGAAGGAACTCGCGAAACACGTCCGCAGCCTGGGCATCCCGCAGGACGAACTGGTCGTCCTCAGCCCGGACGAGGGGAGCATCAAGAAGGCGCTGGACTTCCAGAAGAACGTGGGCGGCCAGATCGCGGTGGCCAACAAGCAGCGCACGAGCGCCACGGAAATCAAGCACGGGCACCTGATCGGCGCGGCGGTCGAGGGGAAGCGGGTGGTGATCTACGACGACATGATCTCCACCGCCGGGACCACCGTCGGGGCGGTGAACGTGGCGAAGCACCACGGGGCGAAGGCGGTGTACGTGTGCGCCACGCACGGGGTGCTCTCGGGCGAAGCCATCAAGCGGCTCCGCGACGCGCCGATCGACCAGCTCGCCATCACCGACAGCATCCCGCTGCCGCCCGAGAAGCAGTTGCCGTGTATCAAGGTGATCACGGTCGCGGCGCTGGTCGCCAACGCCATCCACCGCATCCACGGGAACGAGTCGATCAGCGAACTCTTCAAGGACGAGCCGCCGATCGGGAAATAG
- a CDS encoding sulfatase, translating to MSRWLAVCGLLLAPSVASAAEKFNVLFIVSDDLTNNTLGCYGSKVSKSPNIDKLAAKGVKFDRAYCQFPLCNPSRASFLTGLRPDTTKVLENVTQFRKNVPNAQSVGQTFQKGGYVVCRVGKLYHYGVPGQIGTDGLDDKPSWQKTINPRGRDKDDEDKDLIFTLTPNAKGSHRFGGSLSWHASEGADEEQTDGKIADEVVKLLEANKDKPFFLGCGFFRPHTPYVAPQKYFDMYPPDKLELPTVSAGHRAAGPAPAFGSSKPEQDKMTDDLRLKALQAYYASTTFMDAQVGRVLDALDRLKLADKTIVVFISDHGYHLGEHGLWQKMSLFENSCRVPLVIYDPRSKGNGKASPRTVELVDLHATLAELAGLSVPDGRDATVPACEGKSLKPLLDDPTAKWDKPALTQVTRGGAKDAFLGYTVRNERYRYTEWDGGKRGVQLFDYETDPGELKNLAADPAHAETVKQMRALLPKK from the coding sequence ATGTCCCGATGGTTGGCGGTCTGTGGGTTGCTGCTCGCGCCATCGGTGGCTTCCGCCGCCGAGAAGTTCAACGTGCTGTTCATCGTCTCGGACGACCTCACGAACAACACCCTCGGCTGCTACGGCAGTAAGGTGTCGAAGTCACCCAACATCGACAAGTTGGCCGCCAAAGGCGTGAAGTTCGACCGCGCGTACTGCCAGTTCCCGCTGTGCAACCCGTCGCGGGCGAGTTTCCTCACCGGGTTGCGGCCGGACACCACGAAGGTGCTGGAGAACGTCACGCAGTTCCGCAAGAACGTTCCGAACGCGCAGAGCGTCGGCCAGACCTTCCAGAAGGGCGGCTACGTCGTGTGTCGCGTCGGCAAGCTGTACCACTACGGCGTGCCGGGCCAGATCGGAACCGACGGCTTGGACGACAAGCCGTCGTGGCAGAAGACAATCAACCCACGCGGACGCGATAAGGACGACGAGGACAAAGACCTCATCTTCACCCTCACGCCCAACGCGAAGGGCTCGCACCGCTTCGGCGGCAGCCTGAGCTGGCACGCGTCGGAGGGCGCCGACGAGGAGCAGACCGACGGCAAGATCGCGGACGAGGTCGTCAAGTTGCTCGAAGCGAACAAAGATAAGCCGTTCTTCCTCGGGTGCGGCTTCTTCCGCCCACACACGCCCTACGTCGCGCCGCAGAAGTACTTCGACATGTACCCGCCAGACAAGCTCGAACTGCCGACGGTGTCGGCCGGCCACCGCGCCGCCGGTCCCGCGCCCGCGTTCGGCAGTTCAAAGCCCGAGCAGGACAAAATGACCGACGACCTGCGACTTAAGGCGCTGCAAGCCTACTACGCTTCGACGACGTTCATGGACGCTCAGGTAGGCCGCGTCCTCGACGCCCTCGATCGGCTGAAGCTCGCGGACAAGACGATCGTGGTCTTCATCAGCGACCACGGCTACCACCTCGGCGAGCACGGGCTGTGGCAGAAGATGAGCCTGTTCGAGAACTCGTGCCGGGTGCCGCTCGTCATTTACGACCCGCGCTCGAAAGGCAACGGCAAGGCCAGCCCGCGCACGGTGGAACTCGTGGACCTGCACGCGACGCTCGCGGAACTCGCCGGGCTGAGCGTTCCGGATGGAAGGGACGCAACGGTTCCCGCGTGCGAGGGCAAGAGCCTGAAACCGCTGCTCGACGACCCCACCGCGAAGTGGGACAAGCCCGCTCTCACGCAGGTCACCCGCGGCGGTGCGAAGGACGCGTTCCTGGGCTACACGGTCCGCAACGAGCGGTACCGCTACACCGAATGGGACGGCGGCAAACGGGGCGTGCAGCTCTTCGATTACGAGACCGACCCCGGCGAGTTGAAGAACCTTGCCGCCGACCCGGCCCACGCCGAGACCGTTAAGCAGATGAGAGCACTCCTGCCGAAGAAATGA
- a CDS encoding zinc ribbon domain-containing protein, translated as MANIRVTCPACRTELEVGAEHAGQEVECGNCLEVFVAKAPGGTGVSGTGPVPGSGPGPLAVPGSQRSKPANRPVRKRRRDDDDDYEHDHRRDDYDDYDDYAPSRRGSGGDGAATASLILGIFALVLSCCWIFSLPLGLSATITGGLGLKSQNNRGSAVAGLILGIISMCVAVFFLFFFVVGNAAGNRGQFR; from the coding sequence ATGGCCAACATCCGCGTGACGTGTCCGGCCTGCCGCACGGAACTGGAGGTCGGCGCCGAACACGCCGGCCAGGAGGTCGAGTGCGGCAACTGCCTGGAAGTGTTCGTGGCGAAGGCGCCGGGCGGCACGGGCGTATCGGGCACCGGGCCAGTACCCGGCAGCGGTCCCGGTCCGTTGGCAGTGCCCGGGAGCCAGCGGAGCAAACCGGCCAACCGGCCGGTGCGCAAGCGGCGCCGGGACGACGATGACGATTACGAACACGACCACCGGCGGGACGATTACGACGATTACGACGACTATGCTCCGTCGCGGCGCGGGTCCGGCGGCGACGGGGCCGCAACGGCGTCGCTGATTCTCGGCATCTTCGCGCTCGTCCTGTCCTGCTGCTGGATCTTTTCTCTGCCCTTGGGCCTGTCCGCGACGATCACGGGCGGGCTCGGCTTGAAGAGCCAGAACAACCGGGGGTCGGCGGTGGCCGGGTTGATCCTCGGCATCATTTCGATGTGCGTCGCCGTCTTCTTCTTGTTTTTTTTCGTCGTCGGAAATGCCGCGGGCAACCGCGGTCAGTTCCGCTAA
- a CDS encoding IS1 family transposase, translating into MDDLSRFCCLNAHCPDHGKRNHGNLTVPARYGPNKTRVLRCRTCKARFSERKGTPLFDARLPAARVTAVLAHVAEGIGTRKTARLTGVHTNTVTRYIRRAGQHARALHDELVAFSPDDPRSAVR; encoded by the coding sequence ATGGACGACCTGAGCCGCTTCTGTTGCCTCAATGCCCATTGTCCCGACCATGGGAAACGGAACCACGGGAACCTGACCGTGCCGGCCCGTTATGGGCCGAACAAGACGCGGGTGCTCCGGTGCCGGACCTGCAAGGCCCGGTTCTCCGAGCGCAAGGGCACCCCACTGTTCGACGCCCGACTGCCGGCCGCGCGGGTGACCGCGGTTCTGGCTCACGTGGCCGAAGGGATCGGGACCCGCAAGACCGCACGGCTCACCGGGGTTCATACCAATACGGTGACCCGGTACATCCGACGGGCCGGCCAACATGCCCGCGCGTTGCACGACGAGCTCGTGGCTTTTTCCCCCGACGACCCGCGAAGTGCAGTTCGATGA
- a CDS encoding transposase family protein: MQFDEKWDFVGRKEKNCGPDETRRGDCWDHVALDPESRLVVSLLVGKRTEDATHALVRDFHRRTGGRVMRLMTSDEYPVYASAIRDTYGHLVTPPRTGRPGRPRKAHRVIPPEVTYATVHKERENNRVVAVSTRVVFGAVVAVTAALLASAVSTAVNTCFVERHNGTDRNRCSRKVRKSYGFSKDWDTHRAATAFSYFSYNFCWPVRTLRHKGADGRWHQRTPAMAAGLTDRVWALSEWLTLPAVQCR, translated from the coding sequence GTGCAGTTCGATGAGAAGTGGGATTTCGTGGGCCGTAAGGAGAAGAACTGCGGCCCCGACGAGACCCGGCGCGGGGACTGCTGGGACCACGTGGCCCTCGATCCCGAGAGCCGATTGGTCGTGAGCCTGTTGGTCGGTAAGCGGACCGAGGACGCGACCCACGCCCTGGTCCGTGACTTCCACCGGCGCACCGGGGGCCGAGTGATGCGGCTCATGACGTCCGACGAGTACCCGGTGTACGCCTCGGCGATCCGGGACACCTACGGGCACTTGGTGACCCCGCCGCGAACCGGGCGACCCGGTCGGCCGCGCAAGGCCCACCGGGTCATCCCGCCCGAGGTCACCTATGCGACCGTCCACAAGGAGCGGGAGAACAACCGGGTGGTGGCGGTGAGCACGCGGGTGGTGTTCGGGGCGGTGGTGGCGGTCACGGCCGCGCTACTCGCCTCGGCGGTGAGCACGGCGGTCAACACGTGCTTCGTGGAGCGACACAACGGGACGGACCGGAATCGGTGCAGCCGCAAGGTGCGCAAGAGCTATGGGTTCTCGAAGGACTGGGACACGCACCGTGCGGCCACCGCCTTCAGCTACTTCAGCTACAACTTCTGCTGGCCGGTCCGCACGCTCCGCCACAAGGGTGCCGACGGGCGCTGGCACCAGAGAACACCGGCAATGGCCGCGGGACTGACCGATCGGGTGTGGGCGCTATCCGAATGGTTGACCCTGCCAGCGGTGCAATGCAGGTAG
- a CDS encoding cell division protein FtsH, protein MDPKSHDEVTAYHEAGHAVVALALGRVIHKVSVLPNRERLGECRFGKGTSKPTDDWVEREILIALGGMAAEARHTGTYATAEAAQDLRFVRRLAQERKSDRQVERYEQRMLDKVEYMLADDGHWRAVVSIAAELMKHGTISGRAARHLFEIATREE, encoded by the coding sequence ATGGACCCGAAATCACACGACGAGGTGACCGCGTACCACGAGGCCGGGCACGCCGTCGTCGCCCTGGCGCTCGGCCGCGTCATCCACAAGGTGAGCGTCCTGCCCAACCGCGAGCGCCTCGGGGAGTGCCGCTTCGGCAAGGGCACCTCCAAACCCACCGACGACTGGGTGGAGCGCGAAATCCTGATCGCGCTCGGCGGCATGGCCGCCGAAGCCCGGCACACGGGCACCTACGCAACAGCCGAAGCGGCACAAGACCTCCGCTTCGTCCGACGGCTGGCACAGGAGCGAAAGTCCGACCGCCAGGTCGAGCGCTACGAGCAACGGATGCTGGACAAGGTGGAGTACATGCTCGCGGACGACGGGCACTGGAGAGCCGTGGTCTCGATCGCGGCGGAACTCATGAAGCACGGGACCATCAGCGGACGGGCCGCCCGGCACCTCTTTGAGATTGCCACCCGAGAAGAGTAA